The following proteins are co-located in the Pelecanus crispus isolate bPelCri1 chromosome 5, bPelCri1.pri, whole genome shotgun sequence genome:
- the METTL13 gene encoding eEF1A lysine and N-terminal methyltransferase isoform X2, with the protein MELLPRRPGEFGSARYWERFFRQRGQRPFEWYGAFPELCPVLHKYVRPRDKVLVVGCGNSELSEQMYDMGMCEDIVNIDISDMVIRQMQERSRSKRPKMSYLQMDMLQMDFPDAHFQVVLDKGTLDAILTDEEVATLAKVDKMFAEISRVLQGRETEWLFGTEEGRRQLAASAGFGRLVTVALHREQHYEGMAGIQAELSGKVMELAPPGLPARQQVPFLSVGGDIGVRTVRHCDTSPLSGEYVVEDVKGDGTCYFRRLVFLRNRNVVQSEARLLAPTPLPGQKKRRKDKKKPSPAEPPTAIDKSYLCCEHHKAMVAGLCLLGGPDPLPGAVLAVLVVGLGGGSLPLFVHDYFSQAHIAVVEIDPSMLEVATRWFGFSQGDRMRVHISDGLDYVAKLAAEGTILPSILAQYDAIMFDVDSKDLTVGMSCPPPAFVEKPFLQKVKTILKPGGVFVLNLVCRDARLKESVLATLREVFPLLYARHIEGEVNEILFCQPSPKVRQDPTELGARAQALEGALRQPGRPWDSSYVLADMLQAVKIL; encoded by the exons ATGGAGCTGCTGCCCCGGCGGCCCGGGGAGTTCGGCTCGGCCCGGTACTGGGAGCGGTTCTTccggcagcgcgggcagcggcCCTTCGAGTGGTACGGGGCCTTCCCGGAGCTCTGCCCGGTCCTGCACAAGTACGTCCGCCCCCGCGATAAG GTTCTGGTGGTGGGCTGCGGGAACTCAGAGCTGAGCGAGCAGATGTATGACATGGGGATGTGCGAGGACATCGTGAACATCGACATCAGCGACATGGTGATCCGTCAGATGCAAGAGCGGAGCAGGAGCAAGAGGCCGAAGATGAGCTACCTGCAGATGGACATGCTTCAGATGGACTTCCCTGATGCCCACTTCCAGGTGGTCTTGGACAAAGGCACACTGGATGCCATCCTTACCGATGAAGAGGTGGCCACTTTAGCCAAGGTGGACAAGATGTTTGCCGAGATCAGCCGGGTCCTGCAG GGCAGAGAAACTGAGTGGCTCTTTGGGACGGAGGAAGGGCGGAGGCAGCTGGCCGCCAGCGCGGGCTTTGGGCGCCTGGTCACTGTGGCCCTGCACAGGGAGCAGCACTACGAGGGCATGGCTGGCATCCAGGCGGAGCTGTcggggaaggtgatggagctgGCCCCGCCGGGCCTCCCTGCCCGGCAGCAG GTGCCCTTCCTGTCTGTGGGAGGAGACATTGGGGTGCGGACAGTGCGGCACTGCGACACCAGCCCCCTGAGCGGGGAGTACGTCGTGGAGGACGTGAAGGGGGATGGCACCTGCTACTTCCGCCGCCTCGTCTTCCTCCGCAACAGGAACGTGGTGCAGTCGGAGGCTCGGCTCCTTGCCCCCACACCTCTCCCAG GCCAGAAGAAACGGaggaaggacaagaagaaacccagccctgctgagccACCTACAGCCATCGACAAGAGCTACCTGTGCTGTGAGCACCACAAGGCCATGGTCgcggggctctgcctgctgggggGCCCCGATCCCCTCCCAG gagctgtgctggcgGTGCTGGTCGTGGGGCTCGGCGGGGGCAGCCTGCCCCTCTTCGTCCATGACTACTTCTCGCAGGCCCATATAGCTGTGGTGGAGATCGACCCCTCCATGCTGGAGGTGGCCACACGCTGGTTCGGCTTTTCCCAGGGCGACCGGATGAGGGTGCACATCTCCGATGGCCTGGACTATGTGGCCAAGCTGGCAGCTGAAGGTACTATCTTGCCGAGCATTCTGG cccagtATGACGCCATCATGTTCGATGTGGACAGCAAAGACCTCACAGTGGGGATGAGCTGCCCGCCCCCAGCCTTCGTGGAAAAGCCCTTTCTGCAAAAAGTTAAAACCATCCTCAAGCCAGGAG GAGTCTTTGTGCTCAACTTGGTGTGCCGTGATGCCCGGCTGAAGGAGTCTGTCCTGGCCACCCTCAGGGAGGTCTTCCCACTGCTCTACGCACGCCACATTGAAGGGGAGGTCAACGAGATCCTGttctgccagcccagccccaaggTCCGGCAGGACCCCACAGAGCTGGGGGCACGTGCCCAGGCGCTGGAAGGGGCTCTGCGGCAGCCTGGGCGCCCCTGGGACAGCTCGTACGTGCTGGCAGACATGCTGCAGGCCGTCAAGATCCTCTGA
- the ITPA gene encoding inosine triphosphate pyrophosphatase isoform X1 — MAAPARRSVVFVTGNAKKLEEVAQILGDSSPYTLVAKKIDLPEYQGEPDEISVQKCREAARQVQGPVIVEDTCLCFNALGGLPGPYIKWFLEKLKPEGLYKLLAGFEDKSAYALCTFAFSTGNPEEPVKLFKGQTHGLIVEPRGPRDFGWDPCFQPDGYNQTYAELPKAVKNSISHRYRALSELSAFFLQSNSTEPCSGPS, encoded by the exons ATGGCGGCGCCGGCCCGGCGGAGCGTGGTGTTCGTGACGGGCAACGCCAagaagctggaggag GTCGCTCAGATCCTCGGGGACTCTTCTCCCTACACGCTGGTGGCGAAGAAAATTGACC TGCCGGAGTACCAGGGGGAGCCGGATGAGATCTCCGTGCAGAAGTGCCGCGAAGCCGCCCGGCAG GTTCAGGGACCTGTTATAGTAGAGGATACCTGCTTGTGCTTCAATGCCCTGGGGGGGCTTCCAGGACCGTACAT aAAATGGTTCCTGGAAAAACTCAAACCAGAAG GCCTGTACaagctgctggctgggtttGAAGACAAATCTGCCTACGCTCTCTGTACCTTTGCATTCAGTACTGGAAACCCAGAGGAGCCAGTGAAGCTGTTCAAAGGCCAGACTCAT GGGCTGATAGTAGAGCCCAGAGGCCCCCGAGACTTTGGCTGGGATCCTTGCTTTCAGCCGGACGGCTACAACCAGAC CTACGCTGAACTGCCCAAAGCAGTGAAGAACTCGATCTCACACCGGTACAGAGCATTGAGCGAGCTCTCCGCcttctttcttcaaagcaaCTCGACAGAGCCCTGCTCCGGTCCCAGCTAG
- the METTL13 gene encoding eEF1A lysine and N-terminal methyltransferase isoform X1, with product MELLPRRPGEFGSARYWERFFRQRGQRPFEWYGAFPELCPVLHKYVRPRDKVLVVGCGNSELSEQMYDMGMCEDIVNIDISDMVIRQMQERSRSKRPKMSYLQMDMLQMDFPDAHFQVVLDKGTLDAILTDEEVATLAKVDKMFAEISRVLQVGGRYFCVSLAQAHVLKKAVEYFSQEGWVVRVHQLASSRDKQQFVLPVFVYVMTKFRKIPGSTPQILEICPEEQDKPMRVESAEQLVAAVKDRQHYALLCSQLSKTPCGEQVSLDLCDKESGRPRYTLHVVDSPSVKPSRDNHFAIFIIPQGRETEWLFGTEEGRRQLAASAGFGRLVTVALHREQHYEGMAGIQAELSGKVMELAPPGLPARQQVPFLSVGGDIGVRTVRHCDTSPLSGEYVVEDVKGDGTCYFRRLVFLRNRNVVQSEARLLAPTPLPGQKKRRKDKKKPSPAEPPTAIDKSYLCCEHHKAMVAGLCLLGGPDPLPGAVLAVLVVGLGGGSLPLFVHDYFSQAHIAVVEIDPSMLEVATRWFGFSQGDRMRVHISDGLDYVAKLAAEGTILPSILAQYDAIMFDVDSKDLTVGMSCPPPAFVEKPFLQKVKTILKPGGVFVLNLVCRDARLKESVLATLREVFPLLYARHIEGEVNEILFCQPSPKVRQDPTELGARAQALEGALRQPGRPWDSSYVLADMLQAVKIL from the exons ATGGAGCTGCTGCCCCGGCGGCCCGGGGAGTTCGGCTCGGCCCGGTACTGGGAGCGGTTCTTccggcagcgcgggcagcggcCCTTCGAGTGGTACGGGGCCTTCCCGGAGCTCTGCCCGGTCCTGCACAAGTACGTCCGCCCCCGCGATAAG GTTCTGGTGGTGGGCTGCGGGAACTCAGAGCTGAGCGAGCAGATGTATGACATGGGGATGTGCGAGGACATCGTGAACATCGACATCAGCGACATGGTGATCCGTCAGATGCAAGAGCGGAGCAGGAGCAAGAGGCCGAAGATGAGCTACCTGCAGATGGACATGCTTCAGATGGACTTCCCTGATGCCCACTTCCAGGTGGTCTTGGACAAAGGCACACTGGATGCCATCCTTACCGATGAAGAGGTGGCCACTTTAGCCAAGGTGGACAAGATGTTTGCCGAGATCAGCCGGGTCCTGCAGGTAGGAGGGCGCTACTTTTGTGTCTCCTTGGCTCAAGCCCATGTGCTGAAGAAAGCAGTGGAATACTTCtcccaggaaggctgggtcGTGCGTGTCCATCAgctggccagcagcagagacaaacaGCAGTTTGTCCTACCAGTCTTCGTCTACGTCATGACAAAGTTCAGGAAGATCCCCGGCTCCACACCGCAGATCCTGGAGATCTGCCCCGAGGAGCAGGACAAGCCGATGCGGGTGGAGAGTGCGGAGCAGCTGGTGGCAGCGGTGAAGGACAGGCAGCATtatgccctgctctgcagccagctgaGCAAAACCCCCTGTGGGGAGCAGGTTTCCCTGGATCTGTGTGACAAAGAGAGTGGGAGGCCTCGCTACACTCTGCATGTGGTTGACAGCCCTTCAGTGAAACCTTCCCGGGACAATCACTTCGCCATCTTCATCA TCCCACAGGGCAGAGAAACTGAGTGGCTCTTTGGGACGGAGGAAGGGCGGAGGCAGCTGGCCGCCAGCGCGGGCTTTGGGCGCCTGGTCACTGTGGCCCTGCACAGGGAGCAGCACTACGAGGGCATGGCTGGCATCCAGGCGGAGCTGTcggggaaggtgatggagctgGCCCCGCCGGGCCTCCCTGCCCGGCAGCAG GTGCCCTTCCTGTCTGTGGGAGGAGACATTGGGGTGCGGACAGTGCGGCACTGCGACACCAGCCCCCTGAGCGGGGAGTACGTCGTGGAGGACGTGAAGGGGGATGGCACCTGCTACTTCCGCCGCCTCGTCTTCCTCCGCAACAGGAACGTGGTGCAGTCGGAGGCTCGGCTCCTTGCCCCCACACCTCTCCCAG GCCAGAAGAAACGGaggaaggacaagaagaaacccagccctgctgagccACCTACAGCCATCGACAAGAGCTACCTGTGCTGTGAGCACCACAAGGCCATGGTCgcggggctctgcctgctgggggGCCCCGATCCCCTCCCAG gagctgtgctggcgGTGCTGGTCGTGGGGCTCGGCGGGGGCAGCCTGCCCCTCTTCGTCCATGACTACTTCTCGCAGGCCCATATAGCTGTGGTGGAGATCGACCCCTCCATGCTGGAGGTGGCCACACGCTGGTTCGGCTTTTCCCAGGGCGACCGGATGAGGGTGCACATCTCCGATGGCCTGGACTATGTGGCCAAGCTGGCAGCTGAAGGTACTATCTTGCCGAGCATTCTGG cccagtATGACGCCATCATGTTCGATGTGGACAGCAAAGACCTCACAGTGGGGATGAGCTGCCCGCCCCCAGCCTTCGTGGAAAAGCCCTTTCTGCAAAAAGTTAAAACCATCCTCAAGCCAGGAG GAGTCTTTGTGCTCAACTTGGTGTGCCGTGATGCCCGGCTGAAGGAGTCTGTCCTGGCCACCCTCAGGGAGGTCTTCCCACTGCTCTACGCACGCCACATTGAAGGGGAGGTCAACGAGATCCTGttctgccagcccagccccaaggTCCGGCAGGACCCCACAGAGCTGGGGGCACGTGCCCAGGCGCTGGAAGGGGCTCTGCGGCAGCCTGGGCGCCCCTGGGACAGCTCGTACGTGCTGGCAGACATGCTGCAGGCCGTCAAGATCCTCTGA
- the ITPA gene encoding inosine triphosphate pyrophosphatase isoform X2, with the protein MAAPARRSVVFVTGNAKKLEEVQGPVIVEDTCLCFNALGGLPGPYIKWFLEKLKPEGLYKLLAGFEDKSAYALCTFAFSTGNPEEPVKLFKGQTHGLIVEPRGPRDFGWDPCFQPDGYNQTYAELPKAVKNSISHRYRALSELSAFFLQSNSTEPCSGPS; encoded by the exons ATGGCGGCGCCGGCCCGGCGGAGCGTGGTGTTCGTGACGGGCAACGCCAagaagctggaggag GTTCAGGGACCTGTTATAGTAGAGGATACCTGCTTGTGCTTCAATGCCCTGGGGGGGCTTCCAGGACCGTACAT aAAATGGTTCCTGGAAAAACTCAAACCAGAAG GCCTGTACaagctgctggctgggtttGAAGACAAATCTGCCTACGCTCTCTGTACCTTTGCATTCAGTACTGGAAACCCAGAGGAGCCAGTGAAGCTGTTCAAAGGCCAGACTCAT GGGCTGATAGTAGAGCCCAGAGGCCCCCGAGACTTTGGCTGGGATCCTTGCTTTCAGCCGGACGGCTACAACCAGAC CTACGCTGAACTGCCCAAAGCAGTGAAGAACTCGATCTCACACCGGTACAGAGCATTGAGCGAGCTCTCCGCcttctttcttcaaagcaaCTCGACAGAGCCCTGCTCCGGTCCCAGCTAG